A stretch of the Theileria equi strain WA chromosome 1, complete sequence genome encodes the following:
- a CDS encoding hypothetical protein (encoded by transcript BEWA_034680A), which yields MDLYSPWGLQYSHSPTTPTRESSNSRLSFTWIRVHQDCQLTYHSLKENKRMGNKATAYVELSHGPKKSGKYNDYYYDNGLVTLKEDKYPGGNGVYKVTRHTPKKDYTISGIYHNKCYQFGFENELPMGCNISVYFSGGDSDHMNPLVVQLEAGGVNNFYYPCILGRAWAKTRLINPETLLDSLDVFNCSINRLHTVDLSVRTGISCRGCRDTKRVLATECETDGSYYRTTHQCADKSPFCIKRLKEGSVYQTSIPTANKVTSVDTFFLTKEHGPPLVLCISDSSGSKWYRRVASNLPTLTEVKGESMPKKLDEHKTIMDLLTEAYAPSVVFDSSKGPTGDHCSYIDSFSGETIEVSKANEGKYVKLTHLVRGKDTFRVSGIVPKVEGSTKDLTTTDEVLTLSIFYWVLDPEYQSPLLIELEKPNNTYDYYTRDKEGNWNKDGQTGPKKEKLHLKAPLDEQNCKRNDAHTFNIGKKGSYKCKCHYCVKIPTLMIHQLLGSSEYWKFSDYTSINDFMDGQNKQTGIPCFKGVTTAFVFFDIKGTDKPLLICVMADSTNVKASVGGKFTWCKRESKHVDKWVVIDGMPDNPESNIQDVEKILENFPENTKTLQKV from the coding sequence ATGGACCTTTATTCCCCATGGGGTCTCCAGTACAGTCATTCTCCTACCACTCCAACCAGGGAGTCCTCCAACTCCAGACTGTCCTTTACGTGGATTAGAGTTCACCAAGACTGCCAACTGACGTACCACTCTCTTAAGGAGAACAAGAGGATGGGCAACAAAGCCACTGCCTACGTGGAACTGTCTCATGGTCCCAAGAAGTCTGGCAAATACAACGACTACTACTATGACAATGGTCTTGTGACTCTCAAAGAAGACAAGTATCCAGGTGGTAATGGCGTATACAAGGTCACTCGTCACACCCCAAAAAAGGACTACACCATCAGTGGCATCTACCATAACAAGTGTTACCAGTTTGGATTCGAAAATGAGTTACCCATGGGATGCAACATATCCGTCTACTTCAGTGGTGGTGACTCTGACCACATGAACCCTCTGGTTGTCCAGTTGGAGGCTGGAGGTGTCAACAATTTCTACTACCCCTGCATCTTGGGTCGTGCCTGGGCCAAGACTAGACTCATAAACCCTGAGACTCTACTTGACTCTCTCGATGTTTTCAACTGTTCTATCAACAGACTACACACAGTTGACTTGTCAGTGAGGACTGGAATATCCTGTCGTGGTTGCAGAGATACTAAACGTGTGCTTGCCACTGAGTGTGAAACCGACGGATCATACTACAGGACCACTCATCAGTGTGCCGACAAGTCACCTTTCTGCATAAAGAGGCTCAAAGAAGGTTCAGTCTATCAAACCTCTATCCCAACTGCCAACAAGGTGACCTCAGTTGACACCTTTTTCCTTACCAAGGAACATGGTCCTCCACTAGTGCTATGCATATCCGACAGCTCTGGAAGCAAGTGGTACAGAAGAGTTGCCTCTAACCTTCCCACACTTACTGAAGTGAAGGGTGAAAGCATGCCAAAGAAGCTGGATGAGCATAAGACGATCATGGATCTACTCACTGAAGCCTATGCTCCTTCAGTTGTATTCGACTCCTCCAAGGGACCTACTGGAGACCACTGTTCCTACATAGACTCCTTTAGTGGAGAGACTATTGAGGTTTCAAAGGCTAATGAGGGCAAGTATGTGAAACTTACTCACCTGGTGAGAGGTAAGGACACATTTAGAGTTAGTGGCATAGTACCAAAGGTGGAAGGGTCTACTAAGGATCTTACGACAACTGACGAGGTACTCACTCTCTCCATATTCTACTGGGTCCTTGACCCTGAGTACCAGTCTCCTCTACTCATTGAACTTGAGAAGCCTAACAACACCTATGACTACTATACTCGTGATAAAGAGGGTAACTGGAACAAAGACGGTCAAACTGGACCTAAAAAGGAAAAATTGCACCTTAAGGCTCCTCTTGACGAGCAAAACTGCAAACGTAATGATGCCCATACGTTTAACATAGGCAAGAAGGGGTCTTATAAGTGCAAGTGTCACTACTGTGTTAAGATTCCTACACTAATGATTCATCAACTTTTGGGTAGCTCAGAATACTGGAAATTTTCTGATTACACTTCCATAAACGATTTTATGGACGGACAGAATAAACAGACTGGTATACCATGTTTCAAGGGTGTAACCACAGCATTCGTTTTTTTCGACATCAAGGGCACAGATAAACCACTTCTTATCTGTGTAATGGCTGATTCAACCAACGTAAAGGCAAGTGTAGGAGGAAAGTTCACTTGGTGCAAACGGGAGTCCAAACACGTCGATAAATGGGTAGTAATAGATGGTATGCCGGATAATCCAGAGTCAAATATACAGGATGTGGAAAAGATACTGGAAAACTTTCCAGAGAATACAAAGACACTGCAGAAAGTATGA
- a CDS encoding methionine-tRNA synthetase, putative (encoded by transcript BEWA_034650A): protein MSEHNTGVKHDHCGCPVSSCGGRDKPYFITSAIPYVNGCPHIGHAYESICCDVVARYKRVFGRKVLMTTGTDEHGEKVASTATAQGVTVEELCERNSNEFKKMYGRLLISYDDFIRTTEERHITSAQKGWKKVAERGDIYLGTLKGWYSVREERFIPEEEAKLTDYCDPCSKVKYNPVEEPSYFFKLDNHREKLIEHIETHPKFIMPVDVRDDILKKLKSGKIDDLSISRTSFSWGIPVPGDDKHVIYVWFDALSNFATVAGLKDYESFKDFNEKSVWPIDIQFIGKDISWFHSVILPCMLLAMDLDLPTTIFSHGIILGPDGQKMSKSLGNVINAADLLDNYGVEPLRYYIIRNSVLGEDMRFDIGEMCQMYNEEVVENVGGLLDDVLSLADKHHDGKVPALVEDLPKPFEPIAVSRAVVGFVADFDFRSAILTTIDAFKKCREHFEGHLSGSVVEAGHVRLLLESVYFLSHFLAPLVPLSCEKVFSQLDAEQKTVKTLSHSFNNLVEGTKLDLSLKAFSKVLHE from the coding sequence ATGAGCGAACATAACACTGGCGTGAAACACGATCACTGTGGCTGCCCCGTCTCTTCATGTGGAGGTAGGGATAAGCCGTATTTCATCACATCGGCTATTCCATACGTGAATGGCTGTCCGCATATTGGTCATGCCTACGAATCCATATGTTGCGATGTAGTTGCACGTTATAAACGGGTTTTTGGACGCAAGGTCCTGATGACCACAGGAACCGACGAACATGGAGAAAAGGTCGCTAGTACTGCCACCGCCCAGGGAGTCACAGTGGAGGAACTATGTGAACGCAACTCCAACGAATTTAAGAAGATGTACGGAAGACTACTCATCTCTTATGATGATTTCATAAGGACTACGGAAGAGAGGCATATTACATCTGCTCAGAAGGGTTGGAAGAAAGTGGCAGAAAGGGGTGACATTTATCTTGGAACACTCAAAGGTTGGTACAGTGTACGTGAGGAGAGATTCATCccagaggaagaagctAAACTGACAGACTACTGTGACCCATGTTCTAAGGTTAAGTATAATCCAGTTGAGGAACCGAGTTATTTCTTTAAGCTGGATAACCATAGAGAGAAACTAATTGAGCATATTGAGACGCATCCAAAGTTCATCATGCCTGTAGATGTTAGAGATGATATACTGAAGAAGTTGAAGAGTGGTAAAATAGACGATCTTTCAATCAGCAGGACAAGTTTCTCTTGGGGAATTCCAGTTCCTGGCGATGATAAACATGTCATATATGTTTGGTTTGATGCTTTGTCCAACTTCGCAACGGTAGCTGGACTGAAAGACTATGAGAGCTTTAAGGACTTCAATGAGAAGTCTGTATGGCCTATAGACATCCAGTTTATTGGAAAGGATATTTCTTGGTTCCACTCAGTTATTCTTCCGTGTATGTTACTGGCTATGGATCTCGACCTGCCAACAACAATATTTTCTCATGGAATTATTCTGGGTCCGGACGGTCAAAAGATGAGCAAGTCCCTTGGAAATGTTATTAACGCCGCTGATTTGCTGGATAACTATGGTGTAGAACCCCTGAGATATTACATCATCAGAAACTCCGTTCTTGGCGAAGACATGCGTTTTGACATTGGTGAAATGTGTCAAATGTAcaatgaagaagttgtaGAGAATGTAGGTGGCCTGTTGGATGATGTACTGAGCCTAGCTGACAAACACCATGATGGCAAAGTCCCTGCCCTGGTGGAAGATCTACCCAAGCCGTTCGAACCAATCGCAGTTTCAAGAGCTGTAGTCGGGTTTGTTGCAGATTTTGACTTCAGAAGTGCTATACTCACAACCATTGATGCTTTCAAAAAATGCAGAGAACACTTTGAAGGACACCTGTCAGGATCTGTTGTAGAGGCAGGTCATGTCCGACTTTTGTTAGAGTCAGTTTATTTCTTATCTCACTTTTTGGCACCCCTTGTTCCTTTGTCTTGTGAAAAGGTATTTTCACAATTGGATGCAGAGCAGAAGACTGTTAAAACACTGTCTCACAGTTTTAATAATTTAGTAGAGGGGACAAAATTAGACCTATCGCTAAAGGCATTCTCCAAAGTATTGCATGAGTAG
- a CDS encoding ABC transporter, ATP-binding protein family member protein (encoded by transcript BEWA_034660A): MLNSFIKNEVGHLEPPTPSDERVLPTYMSDDVRQQCHSDDYARGRRREIMKAKYAESPTLQEIQDTKDTNSKSFKPYRAYFLATGWPIMFFFILTFTFATLDNTKFVITSKVSDSVIDYANERYGETVSLEDVKEYCINACKDVAFSCLETYT; encoded by the coding sequence ATGCTAAATTCATTCATAAAGAATGAGGTTGGCCATCTTGAACCTCCAACTCCATCTGATGAGAGAGTGCTACCTACTTACATGTCGGATGATGTTCGCCAACAATGCCACTCTGATGACTATGCCCGTGGCAGGCGTAGAGAGATTATGAAGGCAAAGTATGCCGAGTCACCAACACTTCAAGAGATACAGGATACAAAGGATACAAATAGTAAGAGTTTTAAGCCGTATAGAGCCTATTTCCTCGCTACGGGCTGGCCCATTATGTTCTTCTTTATACTTACATTTACCTTTGCAACTTTGGATAATACCAAATTTGTTATTACTTCCAAAGTGTCAGATTCTGTTATTGATTATGCTAATGAACGCTATGGAGAAACAGTGTCACTGGAGGATGTTAAAGAATACTGTATCAATGCTTGCAAGGATGTAGCATTTTCATGTTTGGAGACATACACCTAG
- a CDS encoding hypothetical protein (encoded by transcript BEWA_034690A) has translation MTGGGGGSGTAEEKSTIRRFAMFMAGFSLLQTLRVAITAGRFAVVRFGIPSGQIGIFINSIHHSMETAGDVGLFLMSLYVLFSDRNKTADYIVSVIAIWFLFVMNLLLIVAYSVGGERGCLTFYYWVLVIASLGFGLDESISITIGVADVAYFGLGMPLSGIMACLYHAVYLYFAEKFQWPDTYFWIVIGQIVISALVSGIAAIVWTIAYRNFDPGGTQASGEATTSPPSGPSQGPKGDLRNRAGNAISNMLMCLCGMSCIYAFYPAIAPYQFVSPEAGHLIDLALLFTSAIPSLVIATLCQADVGPDRPWKGEYAWWHATWLFMVPYVTAMTLCIFAIHYPNWRSSRAIYGNIWTTGVITVTLKCCEETLKGVANSGVGMQSGDNKGDGQLSALNALTAQFTMDIVAYIGGGYVKAITKYDRDNWPTKHYGFWRSLGFWLGSALSGGLKCVRESFTTDIRSNLITGNEVLFIVYADE, from the coding sequence ATGACGGGAGGTGGAGGAGGCAGTGGAACAGCCGAGGAGAAGTCTACCATCCGAAGGTTTGCCATGTTCATGGCAGGATTCTCGCTTCTACAGACTCTACGTGTTGCCATTACGGCGGGAAGGTTTGCAGTGGTTAGGTTTGGCATTCCTAGTGGACAGATTGGCATTTTCATCAACtccattcaccattccATGGAGACAGCTGGAGATGTTGGTCTCTTCCTAATGTCGTTGTACGTCCTGTTTAGTGATCGTAACAAGACTGCTGACTACATAGTATCCGTCATTGCCATTTGGTTTCTTTTTGTGATGAACTTGTTATTGATAGTGGCATATTCAGTTGGAGGTGAACGTGGATGCTTGACATTTTACTACTGGGTTCTTGTTATTGCTTCCCTAGGATTTGGTTTGGATGAGTCTATATCCATTACCATTGGAGTTGCAGATGTTGCTTACTTTGGTCTTGGTATGCCCCTCTCTGGTATCATGGCTTGTCTATACCATGCTGTCTATCTCTACTTTGCCGAGAAGTTCCAGTGGCCTGACACATACTTTTGGATAGTGATTGGACAAATTGTGATATCAGCACTGGTTTCCGGTATTGCAGCTATTGTATGGACCATTGCGTATAGAAACTTCGATCCAGGGGGTACACAAGCTTCAGGAGAAGCTACCACTAGTCCACCTAGTGGGCCTAGTCAAGGGCCCAAAGGAGACTTACGGAACAGAGCTGGAAACGCTATATCTAATATGCTAATGTGTCTCTGCGGAATGAGTTGTATTTATGCCTTCTATCCAGCCATAGCACCGTATCAATTCGTGAGTCCAGAGGCTGGCCACTTGATAGATTTAGCCTTGCTATTCACAAGTGCCATTCCTTCTCTCGTCATTGCCACTTTGTGCCAGGCAGATGTTGGTCCGGACAGACCATGGAAAGGTGAGTATGCATGGTGGCACGCAACATGGCTGTTTATGGTTCCCTATGTAACGGCAATGACCTTGTGTATCTTTGCTATCCACTACCCCAATTGGAGAAGCTCCAGGGCAATTTATGGCAACATATGGACTACAGGTGTGATCACAGTTACTCTGAAATGCTGTGAAGAGACTCTAAAGGGTGTGGCGAACAGCGGTGTTGGAATGCAAAGTGGTGATAACAAGGGTGACGGCCAACTGTCAGCTCTGAATGCTCTTACAGCCCAGTTTACCATGGACATTGTTGCATACATTGGCGGTGGTTATGTCAAGGCTATTACAAAATACGATAGAGACAACTGGCCAACTAAACACTATGGATTCTGGAGGTCCTTAGGATTTTGGTTAGGAAGTGCTCTTTCTGGTGGATTAAAATGTGTCCGTGAATCCTTTACTACGGACATTAGATCAAATCTGATAACTGGGAATGAGGTTTTGTTTATTGTTTATGCTGATGAATAA
- a CDS encoding Cytochrome b5-like Heme/Steroid binding domain containing protein (encoded by transcript BEWA_034670A) produces MFGPLRFALIILAWIISYRISNIIDKVECVVDSELQTPTESVEPLKSDSSATGSNQTERIITLAELAKHNTEHDCWIGVEGTVYDVSGYAENHPGGKDEILSKAGTNVKDFYGLLHSGDEFDEELGKLTKVGVLEVIAN; encoded by the coding sequence ATGTTCGGCCCACTTCGCTTTGCATTGATAATATTGGCTTGGATTATCTCTTACAGAATTTCAAATATAATCGACAAAGTTGAATGTGTAGTTGATTCTGAACTCCAAACACCAACAGAATCTGTTGAACCTCTGAAATCAGATTCCTCTGCTACTGGCAGTAATCAAACTGAAAGGATAATCACATTGGCGGAACTGGCAAAACATAACACAGAACATGATTGCTGGATTGGAGTAGAAGGTACAGTATATGATGTCTCTGGCTATGCTGAGAACCACCCTGGAGGCAAAGATGAGATATTAAGCAAAGCTGGGACTAATGTAAAAGACTTCTATGGCCTCCTTCACAGTGGAGATGAATTCGATGAAGAGCTTGGCAAGCTTACAAAAGTTGGTGTTTTGGAAGTGATCGCAAATTAA